In Anopheles gambiae chromosome 2, idAnoGambNW_F1_1, whole genome shotgun sequence, a single window of DNA contains:
- the LOC3290884 gene encoding aminopeptidase N-like — protein sequence MFRTALSLAAFWLPLILASAPVEIVEKVSTSRDAHDDSRYLLPKVSEPINYNLFLDITNYDFYSYNGTVEITFRYTGDQNHFYLNSDGLVIATESIKVTGPDGTDVPVANVIYMEEFEQIYFGFRDRLQTGEQYKIAISFLNNIGTELKGLYRSSYKAGNTTRYLATTHFESTYARSVFPCYDEPSYKATFNVKIRHRSEYRALSNMPAINSVTVGDYTETTFDTTPLMSTYLLAFVISDFKTLSHESDRFRVFAAESKVAHTGYALEFLGNSLRTLENFFGRQYQLPKVDLIAIPDFAMGAMENWGLITFREQYLIYEEGVTTARTKQNIADLITHELTHMWFGNEVTPEWWTYLWLSEGFARYFEYYITSQLEPTWNLWQQFIVNNVHSALSQDCNSNNRMMSYYATNPAVLNDLFDYVVYAKSASVIRMIQNVIGFDTFRQSLNDYLRSRSYLTTRPQYLYTSIEKFRTVDLPASVEVIFESWANTPGYPVVTVSIDRTTRTLTASQKRFWMPNEIDTPPQNMLFYIPVNYGSNVPTSTDFEDTTPTFWLTPQDPTATVTLEAGVEWVVVNKQQTGYYRVNYDDESWHKLIEVLNSDQFEDQLPVINRAQLVDDVANLARAGEVGYDVALSLMQYLERETEYIPWATAYNALLYLDRMFSSHEEYSRFETFLRTITGCMYENILLTGPMDQISRLHRGNTVYLACYSGVKKCLDDAHALANKAVQDSSFTIPEEVQASVFCALHKYPSATLNAQTDLFEKYVTSANSPEDLDMINRFLASVGCARNETIMEYYLTLLAYNYPGLPVTAGQRSQIYLGLINGSPGTRQAALQYLYEHFSTVTYLLTSVTPIFTELGNRINTRLQHEVLKNIVDEYRHMLTTAAKAAADAALVKAEQNIRWIEKHAESITSWLVEQDYEGTTAQPPDGGAVAYSVGIAVAFGCAILQILSNMLIR from the exons ATGTTCCGTACTGCGCTAAGCTTGGCCGCCTTCTGGCTGCCATTAATTCTTGCATCTGCTCCGGTGGAAATAGTGGAAAAAGTATCAACCAGTCGTGATGCGCATGATGACAGTCGCTACCTGTTACCGAAAGTGTCGGAACCGATCAATTACAACCTTTTCCTGGACATTACAAACTACGATTTCTACTCGTACAACGGAACGGTAGAGATAACATTTCGCTATACAGGCGATCAGAATCATTTCTATCTGAACAGTGATGGGCTGGTGATCGCGACCGAAAGCATTAAGGTGACCGGGCCGGACGGTACCGATGTACCAGTTGCAAATGTAATATACATGGAGGAGTTTGAGCAAATATATTTTGGCTTCAGAGATCGGCTGCAGACGGGGGAGCAGTACAAGATTGCGATAAGCTTCCTGAATAATATTGGCACTGAACTGAAAGGATTGTACAGAAGTAGCTACAAGGCTGGGAACACAACAAG ATATCTTGCTACAACTCATTTCGAGTCCACTTATGCTAGGAGCGTATTTCCGTGCTACGATGAACCATCGTACAAGGCAACGTTCAACGTAAAGATCCGTCATCGGTCCGAGTATAGAGCCCTGTCTAATATGCCAGCAATAAATAG CGTAACGGTAGGAGATTATACGGAAACAACGTTCGACACTACACCTCTAATGTCCACCTATTTGTTGGCTTTTGTCATCTCCGACTTTAAAACGTTATCTCACGAATCCGACCGATTTAGAGTGTTTGCTGCA GAAAGCAAGGTAGCTCACACTGGGTATGCGTTGGAGTTTCTTGGCAACTCGTTACGTACACTCGAAAACTTTTTTGGACGCCAGTATCAGCTGCCGAAAGTAGATCTCATCGCTATACCCGATTTTGCCATGGGCGCCATGGAGAACTGGGGCCTGATAACGTTTCGGGAGCAGTACTTAATCTATGAGGAAGGAGTAACGACCGCCCGTACGAAGCAAAACATTGCTGATCTCATTACGCACGAGCTAACGCACATGTGGTTCGGTAACGAGGTTACTCCCGAGTGGTGGACGTACTTATGGTTGAGCGAAGGCTTTGCTAGATACTTTGAATACTACATAACATCACAG CTCGAGCCTACCTGGAACCTCTGGCAGCAGTTCATCGTGAACAATGTACACTCGGCGCTGTCACAAGACTGTAACAGCAACAATCGAATGATGAGTTACTATGCAACGAATCCGGCGGTACTAAATGACCTGTTTGATTACGTCGTGTACGCAAAGAGTGCTTCCGTTATACGGATGATACAGAACGTGATTGGGTTTGATACCTTCAGGCAGTCTCTTAACGATTACTTACGATCACGAAGTTATCTCACAACGAGGCCGCAGTATCTGTATACCAGCATTGAAAAGTTCCGTACAGTCGATCTTCCGGCCAGTGTTGAGGTCATCTTCGAAAGCTGGGCCAATACGCCAGGCTATCCCGTTGTAACGGTGTCCATCGATCGTACCACACGAACACTCACTGCATCTCAGAAGCGCTTTTGGATGCCGAACGAGATCGATACGCCACCCCAAAACATGTTGTTTTATATTCCCGTGAACTACGGCTCCAATGTACCCACGTCGACCGACTTTGAAGATACAACGCCTACATTCTGGCTGACACCGCAGGATCCTACTGCAACCGTTACCCTTGAGGCGGGAGTCGAGTGGGTCGTAGTCAACAAACAGCAGACGGGGTACTATCGTGTGAACTACGACGATGAAAGCTGGCATAAACTGATTGAGGTACTAAATAGTGATCAGTTTGAGGATCAGCTGCCCGTAATCAATCGAGCACAGCTAGTAGACGATGTGGCCAACCTTGCTCGGGCAGGTGAAGTGGGATACGATGTAGCACTGTCCCTGATGCAGTATCTGGAGCGTGAAACGGAATACATCCCATGGGCCACAGCGTACAATGCGTTGCTGTATCTAGATCGGATGTTCTCTAGCCACGAAGAATACAGTCGGTTTGAAACTTTCCTACGTACCATCACAGGTTGCATGTATGAAAACATTCTACTAACTGGCCCGATGGATCAAATCAGCCGACTACATCGCGGGAATACCGTGTACTTAGCATGCTACTCTGGCGTGAAGAAATGTTTGGATGACGCGCACGCACTAGCCAATAAAGCTGTCCAGGATTCATCGTTCACCATACCTGAAGAAGTACAAGCGTCAGTGTTCTGTGCTTTGCACAAGTATCCAAGCGCAACACTCAACGCCCAGACcgatttatttgaaaaatatgtgACATCAGCCAACAGTCCCGAGGATTTGGATATGATTAACCGGTTCCTGGCTAGCGTGGGTTGCGCTCGTAACGAAACTATTATGGAATATTACCTCACGCTATTGGCATATAATTATCCGGGGCTTCCCGTGACGGCCGGACAAAGGAGTCAAATCTATCTCGGGCTAATCAACGGTAGCCCTGGAACGCGCCAGGCCGCATTGCAGTACTTGTACGAGCATTTTTCGACCGTCACATACTTGCTGACCTCCGTGACCCCGATCTTCACTGAGTTGGGCAATCGTATCAATACGCGATTACAGCACGAAGTG CTTAAAAACATTGTGGACGAGTACAGACACATGTTAACAACGGCAGCGAAAGCCGCCGCAGATGCAGCCCTTGTGAAAGCCGAACAAAACATTCGCTGGATAGAGAAACACGCTGAAAGCATCACTTCCTGGTTGGTGGAGCAGGACTATGAGGGAACTACAGCGCAGCCACCCGATGGTGGAGCTGTTGCCTATTCCGTAGGTATAGCTGTTGCATTCGGATGTGCAATTTTGCAGATTTTGTCAAATATGTTGATTCGTTAA
- the LOC1274368 gene encoding aminopeptidase N, whose product MYRLLSAIDVFVIADNVVYYFCNLLRYLATTFFAATYARTVFPCYDEPGHKARFNVKIRHRSHHTALSNMPVIRSTMIDGYSETTFDTTPLMSTYLVAFVVSEMKTLSSIGELFRVYAPENKVNYTVYAHDFAVRAVRALENHFGRQNQMRKIDLVGIPDFAMGAMENWGMITFREDYLIYQDEEKTTALAKQKIASVITHELVHMWFGNEVTPEWWTYVWLNEGFANFFEYYITSQLEPAWRLWDQFILDNVHWALSKDSHSSVRPMNYYATDPAVLNGLYDYVVYEKSASVIRMIQNVIGFDTFQQAINDYLRSRSYLTTRPQYLYTSIEKFRTVDLPASVEVIFESWANTPGYPVVTVSIDRTKRTLTASQKRFWMPNELDTPPQNMLFYIPVNYGSNVPTSTDFEDTTPTFWLTPQDPTATVSLEAGVEWVVVNKQQTGYYRVNYDDESWHKLIEVLNSDQFEDQLPVINRAQLVDDVANLARAGEVGYDVALSLMQYLERETEYIPWATAYNALQHLDRMFSSHKEYNRFENYVGILTSHVFNEMNLFDTESHLNRLHRDKSVYLACYFGVEACLDAATKIIEEALAEETLNIPKELQNAVFCALHKYDLLVEGDYGLEIFQKYWLATDQYQPLMDKFINALGCSRNLAMNEFYLQMIEINETALPITVSMKNNILNSMIKGGPATRSAAFRYVSARFDTVSNMLNHELSAMFNALGDSVNSPREYDMLKELIHTHQTSLNPSSMQAATRALAQAEENLHWIAKHSGVIAKWLVEQTFEGDDDDDSGAEAITSEAGLFVSLGIISISLQMVEY is encoded by the exons ATGTACAGG TTACTTAGTGCCATTGATGTATTTGTCATTGCTGATAACGTGGTTTACTATTTTTGTAATCTGCTCAGATATCTGGCAACCACATTCTTTGCCGCTACCTACGCCCGAACAGTCTTTCCATGCTATGATGAACCCGGGCACAAAGCAAGATTTAACGTCAAAATTCGGCATCGATCGCATCATACGGCCCTATCGAACATGCCAGTAATCAGAAG CACAATGATCGATGGTTATAGCGAAACGACTTTCGATACTACTCCCCTCATGTCAACCTACTTGGTGGCCTTTGTCGTATCGGAGATGAAAACGCTATCTTCAATTGGTGAGCTGTTCCGGGTGTATGCACCG GAAAACAAGGTCAACTACACGGTTTACGCACATGACTTTGCGGTACGAGCAGTACGTGCACTGGAGAACCATTTCGGTCGCCAGAATCAGATGCGGAAAATCGATCTCGTCGGTATACCTGACTTTGCGATGGGAGCAATGGAGAACTGGGGAATGATAACGTTCCGCGAGGACTATTTGATCTACCAAGATGAGGAAAAAACCACAGCCTTAGCAAAGCAAAAGATTGCATCGGTTATAACGCATGAGCTGGTGCACATGTGGTTCGGTAATGAGGTGACTCCCGAATGGTGGACCTATGTCTGGCTGAATGAAGGTTTCGCCAACTTTTTCGAGTACTACATAACATCGCAG CTCGAGCCAGCGTGGAGATTGTGGGATCAATTTATCTTGGATAATGTACATTGGGCGCTATCCAAAGACTCGCATAGTTCTGTCCGACCGATGAATTACTATGCTACAGATCCTGCAGTTTTGAATGGATTGTACGACTATGTGGTTTATGAAAAGAGTGCTTCCGTTATACGGATGATACAGAACGTGATTGGCTTCGATACGTTCCAGCAGGCTATCAATGATTACTTACGATCACGTAGTTATCTCACAACGAGGCCGCAGTATCTGTATACCAGCATTGAAAAGTTCCGTACAGTCGATCTTCCGGCTAGTGTTGAGGTCATCTTCGAAAGCTGGGCCAATACGCCAGGCTATCCCGTTGTAACGGTGTCCATCGATCGTACCAAACGAACACTCACTGCATCTCAGAAGCGTTTTTGGATGCCGAACGAGCTCGATACGCCACCCCAAAACATGTTATTTTATATTCCCGTGAACTACGGCTCCAATGTACCCACGTCGACCGACTTTGAAGATACAACGCCTACATTCTGGCTGACACCGCAGGACCCTACGGCAACCGTTTCCCTTGAGGCGGGAGTCGAATGGGTCGTAGTCAACAAACAGCAGACGGGGTACTATCGTGTGAACTACGACGATGAAAGCTGGCATAAACTGATTGAGGTACTAAATAGTGATCAGTTTGAGGATCAGCTGCCCGTAATCAATCGAGCACAGCTAGTAGACGATGTGGCCAACCTTGCTCGGGCAGGTGAAGTGGGATACGATGTAGCACTGTCCCTGATGCAGTATCTGGAGCGTGAAACGGAATACATCCCATGGGCCACGGCGTACAATGCGTTGCAACATCTAGATCGAATGTTCTCTAGCCACAAAGAATACAATCGATTCGAGAACTATGTAGGAATTTTAACCTCGCATGTGTTTAACGAAATGAATCTATTTGATACTGAAAGCCATCTGAACCGTTTACATCGTGACAAGTCCGTTTACTTGGCGTGTTATTTCGGTGTTGAGGCGTGCTTGGATGCTGCAACTAAAATAATAGAAGAAGCACTTGCCGAGGAAACGTTAAACATTCCCAAAGAATTGCAAAACGCCGTCTTTTGTGCATTGCACAAATATGATCTGCTCGTTGAAGGAGACTATGGCTTGGAGATTTTCCAAAAATACTGGCTAGCGACAGATCAATACCAGCCGTTGATGGATAAGTTTATTAATGCGTTGGGATGTTCCCGCAATCTGGCCATGAACGAGTTCTATCTACAAATgattgaaataaatgaaaccgCACTTCCGATCACGGTGAGCATGAAAAATAACATCCTGAACAGCATGATTAAAGGAGGTCCGGCAACACGGAGTGCAGCGTTCCGCTATGTAAGTGCACGATTCGATACGGTCTCAAACATGCTCAATCATGAGCTTTCGGCGATGTTTAACGCTCTCGGCGACAGTGTTAACTCTCCAAGAGAGTACGATATG CTGAAAGAGCTCATACATACTCACCAAACATCCTTGAATCCTTCATCGATGCAGGCAGCAACTCGTGCTCTTGCACAGGCAGAAGAAAATCTGCACTGGATTGCGAAACATTCTGGCGTGATTGCGAAATGGCTTGTTGAGCAAACGTTTGAaggtgacgacgacgatgacagCGGTGCAGAAGCTATTACTTCTGAAGcaggtttgttcgtgtcgttAGGGATTATATCAATTTCACTGCAGATGGTAGAGTATTAA
- the LOC11175863 gene encoding membrane alanyl aminopeptidase isoform X1 yields the protein MRHIVLMLVQLPVKLIGLGQAVPPTIVCVNSVIVKLLGQCCRAKTQKVLTICHLAMGTIVQIVILVSLGLANLQRSTVSCTPLHSQLFDEVDLQSRAQLEEYRLNDDVWPTHYDIEIKPYFEPEPEKEAFTFDATTTIAVTVLKDNVTQIKLHKAHMNVTDWRVMRKSNSMPVGKVNETYNEETQIWTLNLKPSELVKNVEYNIVVNYVGRMEEDMGGFYRSYFKVNGKQVWLGSTQFEQTEARRAFPCFDEPRYKTTFTLKLDYKPDEYNVYANTPIVNSVPTRYNRTLASFGITPKMSTYLLAFIVAPYELKSSDVMGVLARPEALNQTDYSVQEGLKLLKALGNWVDYPFNSVPEITRMYMAAIPDFAAGAMENWGLITYRESSLLYVEEDATSMQQQRIASIISHELAHQWFGNLVTCEWWDVTWLNEGFATYFEYFGTALVEPLWELDVQFVVEKLQAAMQTDGSLATHAMTHTVYTQTQAAAMFDAISYNKGGVVLRMLEHYLSSDVFQAAIREYVKDRQFATARPEQLFTVLDKRNANASAFMKPWTTQPGFPLVTVTSHGNGVTLTQKRFIANGTDAEEKLLWPLPITFATKESEFESTTPTIVSSESHNITLANVSDVAYFILNNQQVGYYRVNYDEALWEKIGAALRSRAFGGIHVLNRAQIVDDLLNLAKADVLGYGKVLDLLSYLKQEMEYAPWLAAFNGFASLAPRIHPDDEKLFTQYLMDILTDVYEYVKFQAPTQYDRRLHTYLRRLVLDWTCRYGHDDCSKSAVKEFERFRTNPGVKVHPDLRQVVYCEGVRKGSSEQFDFLLNIFLTTNVATEQQLTLFGMSCAPKEETVNKFMNLVSSADVRSQDKASALSMLLNNQHALEPAASYLVQHSARWAEAHGGYRHVAMALGGILGRVNDVSVRTSIEQFAEASKDVLGREAYELIAAGLMQFDYNQNFTMNHREEIRGFLSQKAGSGASETVIYNVVVALCVTLAVVFRV from the exons ATGAGACACATTGTGCTAATGCTCGTTCAGTTACCGGTGAAACTGATTGGTTTGGGGCAAGCCGTGCCACCGACAATTGTTTGTGTTAATAGTGTGATAGTGAAACTTCTGGGTCAGTGTTGTAGAGCCAAGACACAAAAG GTCCTCACGATTTGTCATCTTGCAATGGGTACGATCGTGCAGATCGTCATTTTGGTGTCTCTAGGGCTTGCCAATCTGCAACGATCTACCGTCTCGTGTACACCGTTGCATTCGCAGTTGTTTGACGAGGTTGACCTCCAATCACGCGCACAGCTCGAGGAGTACCGACTAAATGATGACGTGTGGCCCACTCATTACGATATCGAAATCAAACCGTACTTCGAACCCGAACCGGAAAAGGAAGCGTTTACATTCGATGCCACCACTACCATTGCGGTCACCGTTCTGAAGGATAATGTTACACAGATCAAACTACACAAGGCCCACATGAACGTTACGGACTGGAGAGTGATGCGCAAAAGCAACAGTATGCCGGTGGGAAAAGTAAATGAAACGTACAACGAAGAGACACAAATTTGGACGCTTAACCTCAAGCCGTCTGAATTGGTGAAAAACGTGGAGTACAACATTGTCGTGAACTATGTCGGCCGAATGGAAGAGGATATGGGTGGATTCTACCGAAGCTACTTCAAAGTGAACGGCAAGCAGGTGTGGCTGGGATCGACACAGTTTGAGCAGACTGAGGCCCGCCGAGCATTCCCCTGCTTTGATGAACCAAGGTACAAGACGACTTTTACGCTGAAATTGGATTACAAGCCTGATGAGTACAACGTTTACGCCAATACGCCCATTGTGAACAGTGTTCCTACACG ATATAATCGAACATTGGCCTCATTTGGCATCACGCCGAAAATGTCCACCTACCTACTTGCCTTCATCGTCGCACCGTACGAATTGAAGAGCAGCGATGTAATGGGAGTTCTGGCCCGCCCCGAAGCCCTCAACCAGACCGACTACAGTGTGCAGGAGGGCTTGAAGCTACTCAAAGCGCTAGGCAACTGGGTCGACTACCCGTTCAACAGTGTGCCGGAAATTACGCGCATGTACATGGCGGCCATACCCGACTTTGCGGCCGGTGCGATGGAAAACTGGGGTCTCATCACATACCGTGAGTCGAGCCTGCTGTACGTTGAGGAGGACGCTACcagcatgcagcagcagcgtatCGCTAGCATCATCTCGCACGAGCTGGCCCACCAGTGGTTCGGTAACTTGGTCACCTGCGAATGGTGGGACGTGACGTGGCTTAACGAGGGCTTTGCGACGTACTTCGAGTATTTCGGCACGGCCCTGGTCGAGCCGCTCTGGGAGCTGGACGTTCAGTTTGTGGTAGAGAAGCTGCAAGCCGCCATGCAGACGGACGGTTCACTGGCCACCCATGCAATGACTCATACGGTGTACACGCAGACCCAGGCAGCCGCTATGTTTGACGCGATATCCTACAACAAGGGTGGAGTGGTATTGCGCATGCTGGAACACTACCTATCGTCCGATGTGTTCCAGGCCGCCATCAGGGAGTATGTAAAGGATCGACAGTTTGCAACGGCTCGTCCGGAGCAACTGTTTACAGTGCTCGATAAACGCAACGCTAATGCCAGTGCGTTCATGAAACCCTGGACCACACAGCCAGGCTTCCCGCTCGTAACCGTCACTAGCCACGGGAACGGTGTAACGCTCACCCAGAAACGGTTCATCGCCAATGGTACGGATGCGGAAGAGAAGCTACTGTGGCCGCTGCCAATAACGTTCGCCACAAAGGAGAGTGAATTTGAAAGCACGACACCGACGATTGTGTCTAGCGAGTCGCATAACATTACTTTGGCGAATGTGTCCGACGTGGCGTACTTCATCTTGAATAATCAGCAGGTGGGATATTATCGCGTCAACTACGATGAGGCATTGTGGGAAAAGATTGGTGCCGCCCTGCGCAGTCGAGCTTTTGGAGGTATACACGTCCTAAACCGTGCTCAAATCGTTGATGATCTGCTGAATCTAGCGAAGGCAGATGTGTTGGGATACGGTAAAGTGTTGGATCTGTTGAGCTATCTCAAGCAGGAAATGGAATACGCCCCATGGTTGGCTGCTTTTAATGGGTTCGCTTCACTAGCACCTAGAATTCATCCCGACGATGAGAAGCTATTCACG CAATACCTTATGGACATTCTTACCGACGTGTATGAGTACGTGAAATTCCAAGCACCTACTCAATACGATCGTCGATTGCACACGTACTTGCGGCGGCTCGTACTTGACTGGACCTGCCGGTACGGCCACGATGATTGCAGTAAGAGTGCTGTGAAGGAATTTGAACGATTCCGCACCAATCCAGGCGTAAA AGTACATCCCGATCTTCGCCAGGTGGTTTATTGCGAAGGTGTACGCAAGGGATCGAGCGAGCAGTTTGACTTTCTACTGAACATCTTCCTCACGACGAATGTGGCTACGGAGCAGCAGCTTACGCTGTTTGGCATGAGCTGTGCACCGAAAGAAGAAACCGTTAAT AAATTCATGAACCTCGTAAGCTCCGCCGATGTTCGCAGTCAGGACAAGGCGAGTGCCCTGTCGATGTTGCTTAACAATCAGCATGCACTGGAACCGGCAGCATCATATCTCGTACAACACAGTGCCCGTTGGGCTGAAGC GCACGGTGGATACAGACACGTTGCGATGGCACTTGGAGGCATTCTTGGCCGGGTGAATGATGTGAGCGTTAGGACGTCTATTGAACAGTTTGCCGAAGCTAGTAAAGATGTCCTAGGTCGGGAGGCGTACGAGCTCATCGCGGCAGGGTTGATGCAATTCGACTACAATCAAAATTTCACAATGAATCATCGGGAGGAGATACGCGGATTCCTAAGCCAAAAGGCGGGCAGTGGAGCATCGGAAACTGTTATCTACAACGTCGTTGTAGCGCTGTGTGTCACACTCGCGGTTGTTTTTAGAGTGTGA
- the LOC11175863 gene encoding membrane alanyl aminopeptidase isoform X2, producing MGTIVQIVILVSLGLANLQRSTVSCTPLHSQLFDEVDLQSRAQLEEYRLNDDVWPTHYDIEIKPYFEPEPEKEAFTFDATTTIAVTVLKDNVTQIKLHKAHMNVTDWRVMRKSNSMPVGKVNETYNEETQIWTLNLKPSELVKNVEYNIVVNYVGRMEEDMGGFYRSYFKVNGKQVWLGSTQFEQTEARRAFPCFDEPRYKTTFTLKLDYKPDEYNVYANTPIVNSVPTRYNRTLASFGITPKMSTYLLAFIVAPYELKSSDVMGVLARPEALNQTDYSVQEGLKLLKALGNWVDYPFNSVPEITRMYMAAIPDFAAGAMENWGLITYRESSLLYVEEDATSMQQQRIASIISHELAHQWFGNLVTCEWWDVTWLNEGFATYFEYFGTALVEPLWELDVQFVVEKLQAAMQTDGSLATHAMTHTVYTQTQAAAMFDAISYNKGGVVLRMLEHYLSSDVFQAAIREYVKDRQFATARPEQLFTVLDKRNANASAFMKPWTTQPGFPLVTVTSHGNGVTLTQKRFIANGTDAEEKLLWPLPITFATKESEFESTTPTIVSSESHNITLANVSDVAYFILNNQQVGYYRVNYDEALWEKIGAALRSRAFGGIHVLNRAQIVDDLLNLAKADVLGYGKVLDLLSYLKQEMEYAPWLAAFNGFASLAPRIHPDDEKLFTQYLMDILTDVYEYVKFQAPTQYDRRLHTYLRRLVLDWTCRYGHDDCSKSAVKEFERFRTNPGVKVHPDLRQVVYCEGVRKGSSEQFDFLLNIFLTTNVATEQQLTLFGMSCAPKEETVNKFMNLVSSADVRSQDKASALSMLLNNQHALEPAASYLVQHSARWAEAHGGYRHVAMALGGILGRVNDVSVRTSIEQFAEASKDVLGREAYELIAAGLMQFDYNQNFTMNHREEIRGFLSQKAGSGASETVIYNVVVALCVTLAVVFRV from the exons ATGGGTACGATCGTGCAGATCGTCATTTTGGTGTCTCTAGGGCTTGCCAATCTGCAACGATCTACCGTCTCGTGTACACCGTTGCATTCGCAGTTGTTTGACGAGGTTGACCTCCAATCACGCGCACAGCTCGAGGAGTACCGACTAAATGATGACGTGTGGCCCACTCATTACGATATCGAAATCAAACCGTACTTCGAACCCGAACCGGAAAAGGAAGCGTTTACATTCGATGCCACCACTACCATTGCGGTCACCGTTCTGAAGGATAATGTTACACAGATCAAACTACACAAGGCCCACATGAACGTTACGGACTGGAGAGTGATGCGCAAAAGCAACAGTATGCCGGTGGGAAAAGTAAATGAAACGTACAACGAAGAGACACAAATTTGGACGCTTAACCTCAAGCCGTCTGAATTGGTGAAAAACGTGGAGTACAACATTGTCGTGAACTATGTCGGCCGAATGGAAGAGGATATGGGTGGATTCTACCGAAGCTACTTCAAAGTGAACGGCAAGCAGGTGTGGCTGGGATCGACACAGTTTGAGCAGACTGAGGCCCGCCGAGCATTCCCCTGCTTTGATGAACCAAGGTACAAGACGACTTTTACGCTGAAATTGGATTACAAGCCTGATGAGTACAACGTTTACGCCAATACGCCCATTGTGAACAGTGTTCCTACACG ATATAATCGAACATTGGCCTCATTTGGCATCACGCCGAAAATGTCCACCTACCTACTTGCCTTCATCGTCGCACCGTACGAATTGAAGAGCAGCGATGTAATGGGAGTTCTGGCCCGCCCCGAAGCCCTCAACCAGACCGACTACAGTGTGCAGGAGGGCTTGAAGCTACTCAAAGCGCTAGGCAACTGGGTCGACTACCCGTTCAACAGTGTGCCGGAAATTACGCGCATGTACATGGCGGCCATACCCGACTTTGCGGCCGGTGCGATGGAAAACTGGGGTCTCATCACATACCGTGAGTCGAGCCTGCTGTACGTTGAGGAGGACGCTACcagcatgcagcagcagcgtatCGCTAGCATCATCTCGCACGAGCTGGCCCACCAGTGGTTCGGTAACTTGGTCACCTGCGAATGGTGGGACGTGACGTGGCTTAACGAGGGCTTTGCGACGTACTTCGAGTATTTCGGCACGGCCCTGGTCGAGCCGCTCTGGGAGCTGGACGTTCAGTTTGTGGTAGAGAAGCTGCAAGCCGCCATGCAGACGGACGGTTCACTGGCCACCCATGCAATGACTCATACGGTGTACACGCAGACCCAGGCAGCCGCTATGTTTGACGCGATATCCTACAACAAGGGTGGAGTGGTATTGCGCATGCTGGAACACTACCTATCGTCCGATGTGTTCCAGGCCGCCATCAGGGAGTATGTAAAGGATCGACAGTTTGCAACGGCTCGTCCGGAGCAACTGTTTACAGTGCTCGATAAACGCAACGCTAATGCCAGTGCGTTCATGAAACCCTGGACCACACAGCCAGGCTTCCCGCTCGTAACCGTCACTAGCCACGGGAACGGTGTAACGCTCACCCAGAAACGGTTCATCGCCAATGGTACGGATGCGGAAGAGAAGCTACTGTGGCCGCTGCCAATAACGTTCGCCACAAAGGAGAGTGAATTTGAAAGCACGACACCGACGATTGTGTCTAGCGAGTCGCATAACATTACTTTGGCGAATGTGTCCGACGTGGCGTACTTCATCTTGAATAATCAGCAGGTGGGATATTATCGCGTCAACTACGATGAGGCATTGTGGGAAAAGATTGGTGCCGCCCTGCGCAGTCGAGCTTTTGGAGGTATACACGTCCTAAACCGTGCTCAAATCGTTGATGATCTGCTGAATCTAGCGAAGGCAGATGTGTTGGGATACGGTAAAGTGTTGGATCTGTTGAGCTATCTCAAGCAGGAAATGGAATACGCCCCATGGTTGGCTGCTTTTAATGGGTTCGCTTCACTAGCACCTAGAATTCATCCCGACGATGAGAAGCTATTCACG CAATACCTTATGGACATTCTTACCGACGTGTATGAGTACGTGAAATTCCAAGCACCTACTCAATACGATCGTCGATTGCACACGTACTTGCGGCGGCTCGTACTTGACTGGACCTGCCGGTACGGCCACGATGATTGCAGTAAGAGTGCTGTGAAGGAATTTGAACGATTCCGCACCAATCCAGGCGTAAA AGTACATCCCGATCTTCGCCAGGTGGTTTATTGCGAAGGTGTACGCAAGGGATCGAGCGAGCAGTTTGACTTTCTACTGAACATCTTCCTCACGACGAATGTGGCTACGGAGCAGCAGCTTACGCTGTTTGGCATGAGCTGTGCACCGAAAGAAGAAACCGTTAAT AAATTCATGAACCTCGTAAGCTCCGCCGATGTTCGCAGTCAGGACAAGGCGAGTGCCCTGTCGATGTTGCTTAACAATCAGCATGCACTGGAACCGGCAGCATCATATCTCGTACAACACAGTGCCCGTTGGGCTGAAGC GCACGGTGGATACAGACACGTTGCGATGGCACTTGGAGGCATTCTTGGCCGGGTGAATGATGTGAGCGTTAGGACGTCTATTGAACAGTTTGCCGAAGCTAGTAAAGATGTCCTAGGTCGGGAGGCGTACGAGCTCATCGCGGCAGGGTTGATGCAATTCGACTACAATCAAAATTTCACAATGAATCATCGGGAGGAGATACGCGGATTCCTAAGCCAAAAGGCGGGCAGTGGAGCATCGGAAACTGTTATCTACAACGTCGTTGTAGCGCTGTGTGTCACACTCGCGGTTGTTTTTAGAGTGTGA